A portion of the Gossypium arboreum isolate Shixiya-1 chromosome 8, ASM2569848v2, whole genome shotgun sequence genome contains these proteins:
- the LOC108467736 gene encoding uncharacterized protein LOC108467736 — MAWLTRFLTAVAFFAVGVIFSPETFGSKSDDSISPILSTSIKLAHLLCFATAWGTALWVTFIGGILMFKYLPRHQFGNLQSKMFPAYFSMVGVCCAVSAAAFGYMHPWKSATTTEKYQLGFLVSAFAFNLINLFVFTPMTIEMMKHRHKVEREENIGNEIGGLKNHEVAKKNPKLAAMNKKFGMIHGLSSLINLMCFGVLAMHTWYLAGKLSL, encoded by the exons ATGGCTTGGTTAACACGATTCTTGACGGCGGTGGCTTTCTTTGCCGTCGGAGTAATATTCTCGCCGGAGACCTTTGGATCAAAATCCGACGACTCAATTTCACCCATTCTCTCTACTTCTATTAAACTAGCTCATCTCCTCTGCTTCGCAACCGCCTGGGGCACCGCCCTTTGGGTCACTTTCATCGGCGGTATCCTCATGTTCAA ATATCTGCCAAGGCATCAATTTGGTAATCTGCAAAGCAAAATGTTCCCTGCTTATTTCTCGATGGTGGGGGTTTGTTGTGCCGTATCGGCGGCGGCGTTTGGTTATATGCATCCGTGGAAGTCGGCGACCACTACCGAGAAGTACCAGCTTGGCTTTTTAGTGTCTGCTTTTGCTTTTAATCTCATAAATTTGTTCGTTTTCACTCCCATGACCATTGAG ATGATGAAGCATAGGCACAAGGTAGAGAGAGAAGAGAACATTGGTAATGAAATTGGAGGGTTAAAGAACCACGAAGTCGCGAAGAAGAACCCAAAGCTCGCAGCCATGAACAAGAAATTTGGAATGATTCACGGGTTATCCTCGCTTATTAATCTTATGTGCTTTGGTGTTCTGGCTATGCACACATGGTACTTAGCCGGTAAGCTCAGTCTGTAG
- the LOC108467735 gene encoding phospholipase A1 PLIP2, chloroplastic-like, with the protein MDGLCLKTGIHGMPPAISVTRPLENRTNAAQVSAVLRSLVADNNSNNNNNNKSTSSSSGAVVSPQKKVFSRLSCRYTLKSLWPSGSGGRKYARYSGTAVEDTVLLEKGNGEEMKVNGGEMNGTLEGRNGNWVMKILDVKSLWKEDAGKEGEEAEEGNNENGEERMCECCRTCDDENEIKEIDKHSFSTMLKRVSLADAKLYAQMSYLGCLAYVIPRIKPENLLKHHGLHFVTSSMEKRESAMNVEKNHEVSSENQEVQRNNEDDMYGDEKKNIGYRISASATYQIAASAASYLQSHTRTMLPFKSSNPESIKDSSKDGNGSESGSDMINSDMASLMATTDSVTAVVAAKEEVKQAVADDLNSTHSSPCEWFICDDDQSGTRFFVIQGSESLASWQANLLFEPIKFEGLDVLVHRGIYEIAKGMYEGMLPDVRSHLKSHGKRATFRFTGHSLGGSLSLLVNLMLLIRGEVPASSLLPVIMFGSPSIMCGGDRLLRQLRLPRSHVQAITMHRDIVPRAFSCNFPSRVLELLKALSGKFRHHPCLNNQNLLYAPMGQLLILQPDEKFSPPHHLLPSGIGLYFLTSPFSNEDSEEKLLRAAQRIFFNSPHPLDILSDRSAYGSEGTIIRDHDMKSYLKFVREVIRQEQNRIRKTKREQRRKDWWSLVLSRGVSAGIVLGRSITTTGLHQGQFNLAVVLQTGRASLKRFGKLVASRDMHLLVILLLPAKLLLLGAYHVINFR; encoded by the exons atggatGGGCTTTGTTTGAAAACAGGGATTCATGGCATGCCACCTGCGATCTCGGTGACCAGGCCATTGGAAAATAGGACCAACGCCGCGCAAGTGAGTGCGGTGTTGCGGTCTTTGGTGGcggataataatagtaataacaacaacaataataaatcGACGTCGTCGTCGTCCGGGGCGGTTGTTTCGCCGCAGAAGAAGGTGTTTTCCAGGTTATCGTGTCGGTACACATTGAAATCATTGTGGCCTTCCGGAAGTGGAGGTAGGAAGTACGCGAGGTACAGCGGGACGGCTGTCGAAGATACGGTTTTATTGGAGAAGGGTAACGGAGAGGAGATGAAAGTGAACGGCGGAGAAATGAACGGAACGTTGGAAGGGCGGAACGGGAATTGGGTCATGAAGATCTTGGACGTGAAGTCATTGTGGAAGGAAGACGCTGGTAAAGAAGGGGAAGAAGCCGAAGAAGGAAACAATGAAAACGGCGAGGAACGAATGTGTGAATGCTGCAGAACCTGTgatgatgaaaatgaaataaaggaaATCGATAAACATTCGTTTTCCACGATGCTCAAAAGGGTGTCGTTAGCTGATGCTAAGCTGTACGCTCAAATGTCTTACCTTGGATGCTTGGCTTATGTCATTCCAAGGATTAAG CCTGAGAATCTCTTAAAACATCACGGTTTGCATTTTGTGACTTCGTCAATGGAGAAGAGAGAATCAGCAATGAATGTTGAGAAAAATCATGAGGTATCCTCTGAAAATCAAGAGGTGCAAAGGAATAACGAGGATGATATGTACGGCGATGAGAAGAAAAATATCGGGTATCGGATCAGTGCTTCTGCTACTTATCAGATAGCTGCCTCTGCTGCTTCTTATTTGCAGTCCCATACAAGGACCATGCTTCCTTTCAAATCGTCGAATCCTGAAAGCATCAAGGATTCATCCAAAGATGGAAATGGAAGTGAGAGTGGTTCCGATATGATAAACTCTGACATGGCCTCTTTAATGGCAACTACAGACTCCGTGACGGCCGTGGTTGCTGCCAAGGAAGAAGTGAAGCAAGCTGTTGCTGATGATTTGAACTCTACGCATTCATCGCCTTGTGAGTGGTTTATCTGTGATGATGATCAGAGTGGTACTAGATTCTTTGTAATTCAG GGATCTGAGTCATTAGCATCTTGGCAGGCGAATCTACTTTTCGAGCCTATCAAGTTTGAG GGACTGGATGTTCTTGTCCATAGAGGTATATATGAGATTGCTAAAGGCATGTACGAGGGAATGCTCCCTGATGTCCGTTCCCACTTAAAATCACATGGAAAACGTGCAACTTTCCGCTTCACTGGGCATTCTCTCGGTGGCAGCTTGTCGCTATTGGTAAATCTTATGTTGTTGATACGAGGTGAAGTGCCGGCTTCTTCCTTACTTCCCGTTATAATGTTTGGATCTCCAAGCATCATGTGTGGGGGTGACCGTCTTCTTCGCCAACTCAGGTTGCCACGAAGTCATGTTCAAGCAATTACGATGCACAGAGACATTGTTCCTCGAGCCTTCTCTTGCAATTTTCCTAGCCGTGTTTTAGAGCTTTTAAAGGCTCTTAGTGGGAAGTTTCGACACCATCCTTGTCTCAATAATCAG AATCTATTGTATGCACCAATGGGGCAACTTCTGATTTTACAACCAGATGAGAAATTCTCTCCTCCTCATCATCTCCTTCCTTCGGGAATCGGTCTATATTTCCTAACCTCTCCATTCTCAAACGAAGACAGTGAAGAGAAGTTGCTCCGGGCTGCACAGAGAATTTTCTTTAACTCGCCACATCCACTTGACATCTTAAGTGATCGTAGTGCATACGGTTCCGAAGGAACAATCATAAGAGATCATGACATGAAATCTTACTTGAAATTCGTTCGAGAAGTCATCCGTCAAGAGCAAAATCGCATCAGGAAGACCAAGAGAGAACAACGACGCAAGGACTGGTGGTCCCTGGTGTTATCTCGAGGCGTCAGTGCGGGTATCGTGCTCGGGAGGTCCATCACGACAACTGGTCTACACCAAGGACAATTCAACTTAGCCGTTGTTTTACAAACCGGGAGAGCGTCCTTGAAGCGGTTTGGTAAGCTAGTTGCATCTAGGGACATGCATTTGCTGGTGATCCTTTTGTTGCCTGCCAAACTGTTACTCTTGGGTGCATACCATGTGATCAATTTTCGTTGA